CCATCCGCGTGCACGTGGAGCAGCTGCGCGAACGTCGTGTCCACACACATGACTCCGGACACGCCGGTCTTCTCATATGTCATGATGAATGGCGGTGTGCTGCTGTCGACCCGCACGAGGGTGTAGCTGCCCGCGATGTCGCGCGCGGACATCGAGTCGGTGCCGCAACCGGCAGACAGGAGAGAGCCGACCAGCACGGCCAGTGCGCGGGCGCTGTTGTTCATTGGCGTCTCCTTTCACGATCGGCGGCCGGTGATTGGAGCTGCGTCCGACAGGTAGTACATGAATATGAAGAACAGCGAGGCCGCGCTCGCAACATGCCATGCCGCATGGCCCTGTAGTAAGCTCTCGGGGCGGCAGACCGTGTGCGTGATGTCGAGCGTCCAGATTCCGAACCCGAGAAGAAACATGGCGAGCGCGCCCCGGAAATAGCCGGGCCGGGAACGGATGTCGCCCCGTGAGCGTGCCGCGTGCTCGAGCACGATCGCGGACAGGACCAGAACGCCGAAGACATAGCGGCGTGCTTCCGGAACTGCCACCAGCATCCACAGCAGCGCGCCGTTGCCGATCAAGTACAGCGCCGCGGCGGTGCGCTCACGGATGGTCCAGACGCGTGCGGCGTTATGGAGGACGAGGAACGATCCGATCAGGTACATGCCGAGCACATCGGTCGTCTGTGCGCGGAACGTCAGCGAAGCGTGATAGAACATCGACCCGATGCCGATGACGAGTGTTGCGCCGGCGAAGATCGCAGCGTAGACGGGCAGCGCGAGCAGCGGTCCCGCGCTGCCGTTGCGGGGCCGCTGGCGACGCCGGGTCGCGGCCGTGGCGAAGAGGGCCGCGGCTACGGGGAGAAACACCAGACTGGAGGCCGTGTTGGCGGGCTGCCGTATGGGCCCGGCGCGGACGGCTTCGCAGAAGCAGTGATCCGGCATGCATGTCGCCGGCTGCCACCGCTTCCAGTCCACCGGGGCAAAGGACAGAGCCATGAAGGCCGCGGTCCCGAGAAGACCGGCCGCGAGCGCGCTCCACAGCGTCGATTTCACAGTTCACCTCGTCCTGGTTGGAGGACGGCTCGACGCAAGGTAAATTGCGGGATGACCGGGGCGCCATGCCGGCGCGTCCGAGCTGCTTCACTCGAGTCCCTGCCTCCGGCGGAACCAGACGGAATGGCCACGCGACGAATTCTGATCGTACACGACGACGATGTCGCTGCCGCAGCGTTGCAGGCGACACTGCGCCGCCTCGGCTACGAGGTTGCCGGGACCACCGCGTCGGGCGGCGCGGCGCTCACGCTGGCGGCCTCGACCGAGCCGGACATCGTCCTGATGCGCATGCTGCTGCGCGGCGAGCTGAACGGTGGAGTTGCGGCGACCGCAATCCGCCAGCACCTCGACATCCCCATCGTCTTCATCGGCACCGATGCCGACAGTGCGAATGTGACCGACACCGGGCCAGAGGAGCCGTATGGCTACGTCGTGGCGGGATGCAGCGATCGGGAGCTCCACGCGCACCTCGAGCTGGCCCTGTGCCGCCACGACCGGGTCACCACGCTTCATCAGCTCGAGGGATTCTTTGACATATCGCAGGACTTGTTCTGCTTCCTCGACTTCAACGGCCACTTCAGACGTCTCAATCCCGCGTGGGAGACGACGCTCGGCTTCACCCGCGAGGAGTTGATGTCGCGGCCGTTCATCGAGTTCGTGCACCCGGACGATCGCGAGCGCACCCTGAAGCAGAACGCAGCTGTGAGGGGCGGCGGCCGGGCCGTGCATTTCGAGAATCGCTATCTGTGCAGCGACGGTTCGTATCGCTGGCTCCTGTGGAATGCAGCGCCTCGCCTGATCGAGCGCGTCATCTACTCCGTCGCACGTGACATCACGGCGCGCAAGGAGCTCGAGATCGAGCGTGCGCGGCTGGTTGGCGAGCTGGAAGCATCACTTGCGGAAGTGAAGACGCTCCGGGACATCCTGCCGATCTGCCTGTACTGCAGGAAGATCCGCGACGACCGCGACTACTGGCTGACCGTCGAGCACTACATCGCCGAACATACGACGACGCGCTTCAGCCACGGTATCTGCCCGAGCTGCATGGAGACGGAGGTCGAACCGCAGCTCACGGAGTTCGAGGGCGGCTAGCGGTATTCTGCCTGCATTGTGCGGACTCGTGCCGCGTCGCGCGTTGATACCATATGTTGCCTGCCTGCATGAAGCCGATGAAGCACAGTAGAATTGCGCTGGCCGCGCTCGCTCTGTTCGGGGCATGCTCAGACCCCGTCGGCCCCGACACGATCGACCCGTGTCCGACTCCCTGCGAACCCGCGGTCGTGGATTTCGCGATCGAGGACGTGCGCGTGACGAGTGCGTCGATCGGTGTTCACCCGGTAACCAACCTGCGTGCCGTTTCGCCGCACGAACTCCGTATCACGTACCGCATCATCAACCTGGGCGATTCCGCCGCTGCACCTTTCATCGCGGCCTATGTGATGGACGGGAGTAGCACCGACACTCTCACGGTAATCGCGCCCGGGGACACGCTGGACGCCGAGCTCGTGATTGATACGGTGCGCTCGAGATTGTCGCCAGGCACTGACCTGACTCAGGTCAGCGTGCAGGTCTATTTCCCAAATGACACTGCGTTCGCGAACAATTTCGCGGTATCCGAGCAGGTACATATTGCGGTACCGGTGCTGCGTGTCGTCAGTGAGTCCGTTCCTGACGACATTCGCGTGAACGAACCATTCGCCGCATCAATGCGTGTTCGCAATCTGTCCAGGTTCGCGCCTTCGCCAGCCATGACGCTGACGGCATGTCTGTTCGAGGGCTCCATCGGTTGCTATGCGGGTCAGTTTACAACCTTTGTGTCTTTCGGCATCCCCGCACTGACACCGGACAGCGACGTGCTGATCGCCGATCAGTTCGTGGTTCCCCCGACCGCAGCCTGGCAGGACGAAGATCTCCGATACACGGGATTTCTATGCACCGGCGGATCGGACGATGCCCGACCGTACCTGTCGTACGTCGGCCTGGAGTGTCTTTTCTGGTCGAATTTCTTCGTCGTGCCGGATTACGAGGGTGCCTGCGCACCACCACTGCTGGCGCCGGGGATACCCGTCACACTGCCGTCGTACAACTGCGGAATACAACCCGTGGCGCCGGAGCCGGCCGAGAGGCTGGCGGCGGTACGGCCATTCCACCTGGTCTCGTTCGATGCACTGGCCGACACTACGTATTCGATCGATCGGTCGACCGAAGCCGTGCCGGTGCGCATCTATGACGCGAACGGCAGTGCACTGCACGACCTCGATCCTGGAGCGGCCATCCGTGTCGGGGCGGCGCAACGCATCTACGTCGCGACCTATACGCCCTCACCGTCCCTGACTATTACGGTGCAGAAATGAGGGGACGCGTGATCCGTCGCGGCATCGCGGCCATTCCGTTTCTGGCGCTGCCGTTTCTCGCGCTGATCGCGTGCTCCGACCCGACGGGCCCGTGCGACAGGGCCGGTGCCTGTGAGGTGGAGGGATTCGACCTGGCTGTGACGGCTGCATACCTGGCGGAACAGGCCGGGACGGATGCCGCGACCGGTCACCCGGTGGCGCCTGCTGGCGACATCACTGTCGAGTACGTCGTTCGCAACCGCGGCACGCAGACGGCTCCAGCGCGCGCAGTCATGCTGTGGAACGATCATCTGGACGGTCCGGCCTCGGACTCGATTCCGTCCCTGGCTCCGGGGGACAGCGCCGTGCTTCGCACCACGCTGGCGATCACGAACGACTACGTGGTTCATGGCGCCGCTGGTCCCGGAAGCGACCTGTTTCGTCTTCATGTGACGATCCATGATTCGCATGACGCTGAGGCAGCCAATGATACGGCGTCCTTCGAAGCGCATATTCCGCTGCCTGTTCTCGTGCCGTACATCGAGCCGGTCACGGCCGCCAAGATCCGCATCGGTGAGCCGTTCGAAGTTACGTACCGGCTGCGCAATCTCTCCACGCGCACTGCGGCAACGGATGTGTCGCTCCGCCTGTGCCTCTGGAGCGACCAGCCGTGTTATCCGACGGAGGGCAGCACGTTCGGCCACGTCGACGTAGCGGATCTCGCCCCGGGTGCAGAGTTCGAGCTCACCACGATGGTGGCCATACCAGCGACAGCAACGGTGCACGACGAGGATTATCTCCGCGTCCTGTCGGTGTGCCTCGTACCCGCGAGCTGGACGGACCCCTACCTGTCGTGGGATTCGACACCCGATTGTGCCGGAGAGTGGTCGTACATCCGCGTGCTGCCTGATTACCAGGGCGTGTGTAACGCGCCGGTGGTCGGGGTCGACGGGACCCATGTCTTCACCGACCACAACTGCGGCCACATGGCACTGACAGCGCAGCAGCGCGGGCCCATGTCCTGGAATGAATTGATCCGTGACCTGTTCAGCTTCCACGTAATCGGGATCGATGCCCTAGCCGGGCGGGAGTATCGTCTGGAGCGGAGTGATCCGAGCGGCGGCCTTCAGATCTTCGACTTCGACGGAGGCAACGCGCGGCTGGAGGCCTCGGCACCGGGCACGTTCACATTCCGCGAGGCCGGCCGCTTCTATCTCGTCATGTACACCGACTCACCGGCCCTGTCCGTGACTGTGCGCTGAGAATCAGCCGTATCCCCAGTCCCGCGCTCGCGAGGCAAGAGGGTGTATGGCCGGGGCGGCTAGCGTCCTCTTTCCGGGAGCGGGAGTGGGAGCGGGCGTGAGAGCGTGTTCGATTTCGTGTGCGGGAACGGCACAACTGCGAGTCGAGCGCGGTCAATTTCGAGCGCTCAATCGAGCGGCTCCAGGCTGTGGGCGGTGATCACCAGCTCGTCGTCCGCGACATTGCGATCATAGTCGATTGAGATCGATGTCGGGTAGCCCAGCTGCCGATCGTAGGTCACTTCGAGTGTGTCGGCATCGCGTGCTATGGCGTCTTCGATCACGCCGAACAGCTCATCGACACTCATCGCGTGGTAGATCTCGATGACGACCGGCTCGCCGGTCTGTTCGTTCACGACCGACGTGACCTGGCTACCCTGCACCGTCACGCGGACGGGGATCAACCACTCCGGCAGGCACTCGCAGGTCGTCCTCTCCAGCACGAGCTCGTACGCGGCGGATCTGACGCTTTCCCACCGCGCCATGCCGACGCTCAGCTCGACCGCTTCATCCGGCGCGGTCGGTGAACATGCGGAAATGGCGGCGAGCAGGGCCACGATGAGCGCTCTGGTCATGTCTCGACTGCGGCGATTCAGGAGCGGATCCATATACCGGAGGAACGTACGACGACCTCGCATGCTGACAGGTACCTGGGCCCGCTCGCGCCCGCGCCTGGCATGTTGACAGGGTATCTGGGCCCGCTCGCGCCGCGCCACCCTGCGCTCAGGTGTCAATCGTATTCCGCGGATCCCAGCACCCACATGAACGATTGTAGGTCGATCATGTCGCGCGGGCCGAGGTCATGCAGATCGTGGCGCAGCAGCGCCGCGAATTCCAGCAGGCTCGCATACGTCTCCCACGACGGACGCGACCGGTAGATGAAGTCGAAGCCGTATTGCCGCGCGGCCTCGCGGGTGACGGTCGGCTTCAGGAAGATGTGGCGATCCGGCCGGGCAATGAAGCCGAAAACGGTGACGAGCGGCCAGGTGAGGACCCGCGTCTGAATGCGCGGGAGGCTGGCGACGACCTCGACCCATTCGTTGAAGCGCTGCTCGGCGCTGCCGCGGCCGTGCAGGAACCGGTAGAGGCCGGCCGCGAAAAGACGCGCGCCATCTTCCGATCGGACGGCATCGCGCAGCGCCATCTTCTCGAATGAGAAGATCATGCTGTGCCGCGACTGCTGCTCGACACGGATCGCGCGAGCTGCGATCTCCACGTAGTCGCCCGCATCGAGCAGACGCCTGTACTCCGATGGCTTCAGCGCCGCCTTCCAGCGCCGATGCGTCTCCCACTTGTAGTCCCGCTCCCACTCCAGATACGTCTCATCGCGGAATCCGCCCGGAAAGAAGCGCAGGAACTTGCGCCGACAGCGCGCTCGCCGGACCGGAAGGGATATGGCCATCATGCCGAATGTCGGACCGGAAGGGATATGGCTATCATGCCGAATGTCCCTCTGACGGTCTGCATGGCTGACTCTCCCTCCCGGTTCGGGTACCGGGCGGTCAGTGCATGGAGCGCGCCGCCGACACCGTCGTCTGCATCAGTGCCGCCGGGGCCGGAACCGCGTCGAACGTGATCGACCCGGTGACCTCGGTCTCTCCGAGCAGCTCTGAGGCGACGAACTCGATCGTCCCCCGGATCCTGCCGCTGCTCGAGCTGGTGATCGTGATCTGGCCCTCTGTGGCATAGAACATTCCCAGCAGCTCGTCGCCATCGGAGACCACGTGCAGCAGGTCCCAGCTGCCTTCCTCGATCGCATGTGTGCCCACGTCCGGACGGGTGGCGCCCTCACGCCCGGCGATCACGAGATGGCGCGACGATTCATCACCGAACAGCAGCATGAAGACCGGATCGCCATCGTCGTTCAAGTCCGAGCCGAACCACGCCGGGCCTTCCGCTGTCTCCGTGTATGCCCCTGTCACTTCCAGGTCGTAGCTGCCCTGCGCGCCGGGACCGGTGGAGTCACTGTCACACGCCGCCGCCGCCGCAGTGAAGGCGAGCAGCCCTATCGACATCATGCGCTTCATCGTTTTCTCTCTGCCGTTGTATTTGGAAACTTTGTTGTTCGCGGGACGAAGCTACGGGCGGGCGATTATCTGGTGCTTAAACGGCGGTTGCGACACGGTGTCGGGTCCCGAGTCGGCGAGTGACCGTCAACGAATGCTGCGCTGTTCAGCGGGTCAGCGCGTCAGCAGTATCTGAAGGACGATGACGCCGCCCAGGACGTCCGGCCCGCGGGCGAGCTGGAGCACGAGGCCCAGCGGCAACAGCCCGAGCGGGGTCTCGACGACAGGTGCACTGTAGTCGATGGGTGGCCGCTTGGCTGCACGGTACACGGCGGCCACCACCCCCGACAGCATCACGATCTCCATCAGGCCGGTCGATGACCCGCCCGCGGGGCGGGTGAGAATCCACCAGAGCGCTGCGGCTGCAGCGGGGATGGCGAGGTGGATCATCCGGAGCGCGCGATCGCTGCCTCCGAGCGCGCGTCGCAGGCCGTCCGAATGCGAGATGGTGCGGAGCCCCGCCGCGAACGCTCCGGCGGCGAGGTATGCGCCGACGAGGCGGGCGATGCCGGCGACGGACGGGGCCACGACGACCAGCGCGTACTGGGCGAGGGCGAGCCCTGCCCATGCGATCAGGGCCGACGGACGTCGGCCGGATCTGCGAACATCCGCCTGGAGCAGCGCCCACGTCCGTCCCGGGATGCCCGGCGGAGCGGCCAGCAGACTGCCGGTCGGGACACGGCCGACCCGGCGCCACCGCCTGTACTCGATCACGCGGGTCAGCAGGGACGGATCCAGCGAGACGGTCGCGGTGACGAGCGCCCCGGCGAGGTCCGTGCCCGCACCGAGTGATATGCGGTCCAGGCGGCGGAGCGACCGCACGCCGAGGGCGACGGCGACAGCGGCCACAGACAGCAATACCGGTAGCAGGATCACGCCCGGAATCCTGCCCGCGCGAGGGAGGCGCCACCCGCCGAAATGCGTGGCCACCAGTATCGCCGCTGCCAGCGCTCCGGCCGACAACAAGAGGGGTCCCGCCACATCCGGCCATCTCGAGCCCGCCGCATCCGGCCATCTCGAGCCCGCCGCATTCTGCGCCACGACGCCGCCCGCAATGAAAGCTGCCCCCAGGCATCCTCCGCTGGCCACGGCGATCGCCAGAGCGCCGCCAGGTGTTGTGAGGAATGCCACGAGGCCGGCGGCAGCGGCGCCGGTAAGCGCTCCACCGGCAAGCAGCAGCGAGAACCTGGGAAGGAGCCATTCGTGACGGTCGATCGGACTGGAGAGACCCCACGTCTGTTCGGCGGGCGTGACGAGAAGGGGTCCGAGCGCCCGC
The sequence above is drawn from the Longimicrobiales bacterium genome and encodes:
- a CDS encoding ceramidase domain-containing protein; amino-acid sequence: MKSTLWSALAAGLLGTAAFMALSFAPVDWKRWQPATCMPDHCFCEAVRAGPIRQPANTASSLVFLPVAAALFATAATRRRQRPRNGSAGPLLALPVYAAIFAGATLVIGIGSMFYHASLTFRAQTTDVLGMYLIGSFLVLHNAARVWTIRERTAAALYLIGNGALLWMLVAVPEARRYVFGVLVLSAIVLEHAARSRGDIRSRPGYFRGALAMFLLGFGIWTLDITHTVCRPESLLQGHAAWHVASAASLFFIFMYYLSDAAPITGRRS
- a CDS encoding PAS domain S-box protein, which codes for MATRRILIVHDDDVAAAALQATLRRLGYEVAGTTASGGAALTLAASTEPDIVLMRMLLRGELNGGVAATAIRQHLDIPIVFIGTDADSANVTDTGPEEPYGYVVAGCSDRELHAHLELALCRHDRVTTLHQLEGFFDISQDLFCFLDFNGHFRRLNPAWETTLGFTREELMSRPFIEFVHPDDRERTLKQNAAVRGGGRAVHFENRYLCSDGSYRWLLWNAAPRLIERVIYSVARDITARKELEIERARLVGELEASLAEVKTLRDILPICLYCRKIRDDRDYWLTVEHYIAEHTTTRFSHGICPSCMETEVEPQLTEFEGG
- a CDS encoding DUF6174 domain-containing protein, giving the protein MTRALIVALLAAISACSPTAPDEAVELSVGMARWESVRSAAYELVLERTTCECLPEWLIPVRVTVQGSQVTSVVNEQTGEPVVIEIYHAMSVDELFGVIEDAIARDADTLEVTYDRQLGYPTSISIDYDRNVADDELVITAHSLEPLD
- a CDS encoding DUF6297 family protein translates to MSHATMAVPSARLWRRRLRELQRGHHVRSRGELLTQLYTLLWIGVIYGGAFASEVSRISASPTAGIVSVERQWIAAAVLLASAGLGWKSLRALGPLLVTPAEQTWGLSSPIDRHEWLLPRFSLLLAGGALTGAAAAGLVAFLTTPGGALAIAVASGGCLGAAFIAGGVVAQNAAGSRWPDAAGSRWPDVAGPLLLSAGALAAAILVATHFGGWRLPRAGRIPGVILLPVLLSVAAVAVALGVRSLRRLDRISLGAGTDLAGALVTATVSLDPSLLTRVIEYRRWRRVGRVPTGSLLAAPPGIPGRTWALLQADVRRSGRRPSALIAWAGLALAQYALVVVAPSVAGIARLVGAYLAAGAFAAGLRTISHSDGLRRALGGSDRALRMIHLAIPAAAAALWWILTRPAGGSSTGLMEIVMLSGVVAAVYRAAKRPPIDYSAPVVETPLGLLPLGLVLQLARGPDVLGGVIVLQILLTR